From the Paenibacillus tianjinensis genome, the window TACTCCTGAATGACCACCTTCACCGCTAGACCGGCTTCAAATCCTCCTGCTCTCCTCGGTACTTGCGGTATCCGGCGTAAGCCAGCGCGGATAGGATAAAGGCTCCGGCAAGCAACCCCCAGGCTCCGTATTTCTGAGGCGACAGCGGAAGGGACAATACGGGCTCATCCCGCTCCTTGCCGAACATTACCCTTACAGCATCCTGACCGTAAGAGATAATCTCAAGCAGCCGCGAACGCTCAGGGGGCTGGGCGGAAGCTGTCACTCCTGCTGCATAGGACAGCCAGGAATCAAAGGCATTTACGACTTCCGGGCGGCTGGAAATGACGACCGCAGGCCGGATGGTGTCATATCTGCTCTGCAGCCGGGTAACGGCTGTCTTCCAGCCTTCCAGATCACCGGCCGCAGCGCTTTTCTCCATATCGTTCAGATCCTCACGGAACAGCTTGTAATACTGCTGCCACATCGGCTGACGGGGATGATTCAGGCTGTTGGCAGCAAGCCGGACCCTGGCAGCCGCAGCTTCTATTTTCTCCGGAACAATCTGCGCAGCTGCAAAGGCAGCCTTAAGGTCCACAATGACCCCTGACAATGCATTAACCCCTTCAACCGAAGTCTGACCCTCAAATGAGGAGGATACAAAGATCTTCGAGATCTCTTCACTCTCCTGCCTTGCCTTGGCGATATCGCCTTTGAGGACATAATTATATAAAGCTTCAGCCGCTTGTTCCAGACGCTGTGCACCGCTTCCGCCGGTCTGCACCGGCGAACCGCTTCCGGCTGCTACAGACGCATGCCCGGTCTTATTGCCGGCTTCTCCGGGTCCATACACCCCGTAGGCCGATACTTCCCCGCCGTTCAACCCGGTAAGCAGCCAGCACAACATTAATCCTGTCAGCACAATACATCTCCTGCGCCGCATGAGACATCCCCCCTACTCTAAATGTATGGGGGAAGGACAAGAGATAGAACAGCCTGTCAGCGTCTCATTCCAGCCCGCTGCAGCGGATGTGCTGCCCTGGCTTTTGACCCGAAAACCCAGGCCGCCGCTGCGCTCAATAAAGTTAGAAGGATTGTGAAATTCTGTACTTTGAGGATATCATCATCAAGTTCC encodes:
- a CDS encoding sporulation protein YpjB, producing the protein MLTGLMLCWLLTGLNGGEVSAYGVYGPGEAGNKTGHASVAAGSGSPVQTGGSGAQRLEQAAEALYNYVLKGDIAKARQESEEISKIFVSSSFEGQTSVEGVNALSGVIVDLKAAFAAAQIVPEKIEAAAARVRLAANSLNHPRQPMWQQYYKLFREDLNDMEKSAAAGDLEGWKTAVTRLQSRYDTIRPAVVISSRPEVVNAFDSWLSYAAGVTASAQPPERSRLLEIISYGQDAVRVMFGKERDEPVLSLPLSPQKYGAWGLLAGAFILSALAYAGYRKYRGEQEDLKPV